The following proteins are encoded in a genomic region of Ostrea edulis chromosome 7, xbOstEdul1.1, whole genome shotgun sequence:
- the LOC125656891 gene encoding uncharacterized protein LOC125656891, producing the protein MDQDERIRFQGNDHRRQNLNSSISFDPATLQRPPSIHSIRSLKSAQSFTFQPDPAGIITDEERDAEYSAPSSPDQGHSNVHDVPETEQVRNLSASEGKKVTDEYKEADTIEKSSDDISEHGGCIECVKAIPVISGEEIEEGDHIVFAGAVYDHHGIVVSKRKDGNEIEIVEATNSIFGATAGILFGGKANVKSTIKTFNFITDQIRIVVYRKPRFSKQEIACRAKKFINEADPNRKNFDYHLLGNNCEHFTTFCVTGKRFSVQVRKFRMIASIFVRRGFRGISDEKLRNEKEFENNIICKQCYEVNKKLLSAKVTPILRHDDVNVGDVIRYSYWNLWHDAVVLRTVKKDSKFVLCEIAHYCFRGPFSHREIIREELKIYFKGNVIVLHYEPPNYDVYDPEVVVHRAEKRMQEKCFAFFSNDSSHYARWCKLKLVRQSAMVMETAV; encoded by the coding sequence TTTCAGGGAAACGACCATAGGAGACAAAACTTAAACAGTAGCATATCATTTGACCCTGCCACCTTACAAAGGCCTCCTTCTATTCATTCTATTCGTTCTCTGAAAAGTGCGCAATCTTTCACATTCCAACCGGACCCCGCAGGAATAATAACTGATGAAGAAAGAGATGCAGAATATTCTGCCCCTTCTAGTCCTGATCAAGGCCATTCAAACGTTCACGACGTACCGGAAACAGAACAAGTCAGGAACCTTTCTGCATCTGAGGGGAAGAAAGTAACCGATGAATATAAAGAAGCTGATACAATTGAAAAGAGCTCAGACGACATATCGGAACATGGAGGGTGCATAGAGTGTGTTAAGGCAATTCCAGTAATCTCGGGTGAGGAAATAGAGGAGGGCGACCACATTGTGTTTGCTGGAGCAGTATATGATCATCATGGAATTGTCGTTTCAAAAAGGAAAGACGGTAATGAAATTGAGATAGTGGAAGCAACCAACTCCATTTTCGGAGCAACTGCAGGCATTTTGTTCGGGGGAAAAGCGAACGTTAAAAGTACTATTAAGACGTTTAACTTTATAACAGATCAAATAAGAATAGTTGTGTACAGAAAACCAAGATTTTCCAAGCAAGAAATCGCATGCCGTGCCAAGAAGTTTATCAATGAAGCTGACCCAAATAGGAAGAATTTTGATTATCATTTACTAGGGAATAATTGTGAGCATTTCACAACATTCTGCGTCACAGGAAAGAGATTCAGTGTTCAGGTCAGAAAATTCAGAATGATTGCATCAATTTTCGTTCGACGTGGATTTCGAGGAATCAGTGATGAAAAACTTCGAAATGAGAAGGAATTCGAAAACAACATCATATGCAAACAATGTTATGAAGTCAACAAGAAGCTCCTCAGTGCAAAAGTTACACCGATATTGCGTCATGATGACGTAAATGTAGGTGATGTCATCAGATATTCTTATTGGAATCTCTGGCACGATGCTGTAGTTCTGAGGACTGTCAAGAAAGATAGCAAGTTTGTGCTCTGTGAAATAGCTCATTATTGTTTTCGTGGCCCCTTCTCTCATAGAGAAATTATCAGAGAggaattgaaaatttatttcaagGGCAATGTCATTGTTCTTCATTACGAACCCCCGAATTACGATGTTTACGACCCGGAAGTTGTAGTTCACAGGGCAGAAAAGCGAATGCAAGAGAAATGCTTTGCCTTTTTCTCCAATGATTCCAGTCACTACGCCCGCTGGTGCAAGTTAAAACTAGTACGGCAATCTGCAATGGTGATGGAGACTGCGGTGTAG